From Planococcus halocryophilus, the proteins below share one genomic window:
- a CDS encoding acyl-CoA thioesterase — MAFEIPVKARFCETDALGHISNISYFIYLEEARTDFFAKLGFGGDINNWNIILASIKCDFVKQGHYNQQLIVLTEVSHIGNSSFQLVHEIKDAKSGELIAKGEASAVQFNFDTQKSEALSDDKRQKLEKYLVVEESHSGN, encoded by the coding sequence ATGGCGTTTGAAATTCCAGTGAAAGCGCGGTTTTGTGAAACAGATGCATTAGGTCACATAAGCAATATTAGTTACTTTATTTACTTAGAAGAAGCGCGCACTGATTTCTTTGCGAAGTTAGGGTTTGGAGGCGATATTAATAATTGGAACATCATTTTGGCGTCTATCAAATGTGATTTTGTTAAACAAGGACATTACAACCAACAATTAATCGTTCTGACAGAAGTGAGTCATATCGGAAATTCGAGTTTTCAACTTGTGCACGAAATTAAAGATGCAAAGAGTGGCGAATTGATTGCGAAAGGTGAAGCAAGTGCAGTGCAATTTAATTTTGATACACAAAAAAGTGAAGCTTTGTCTGATGATAAACGTCAGAAATTGGAAAAATATCTAGTTGTGGAGGAAAGCCATAGTGGAAACTAA
- a CDS encoding acyl-CoA dehydrogenase family protein, giving the protein METKTSAYKGAAFLYQASDNFFTPEDFTEEHRLIAKTAKRFLEKEVRPNNEEIEKQNFELVQTLFEKAGELGLLGHSVPEAYGGLGLDKISKGLVGESLGSAGSYGVAHSNHTCIATLPITYFGTLQQKETYLPKLASGEFIGAYCLTEPGAGSDALSAKTTAKLNEEKTHYVLNGTKMFITNADFADTFIVYAKVDGTAFTAFIVEKNHPGLSLGPEEQKMGIKGSSTRAVIFEDCEVPAENLLGEVGKGHVIALNVLNLGRYNLGSACMGAAKYGLELTLKYTSERRQFGKAIAEFTATQEKIAHMALRVYATESLQYRTAGYLENALGDLYDSQDHHEIANQLMEYAVECAVCKVHGSETLDFIVDEALQLHGGYGFIKEYKIEQMYRDSRINRIFEGTNEVNRLLIVGNLLKQTAKGKVPLQQLTASAVEELKTPESITDHVLSKEIEAVHAIRRVFLFCIGICYEAFSAELVEEQEVLMALADIGIELYSLESAVMRTAKALESETKEQQTQKKLMAQAMTGDTLLKVEMIARKILQAASGENQLAPNTAVVTSELSRLQNSGLDKVKRQIAKKLLEANQYIS; this is encoded by the coding sequence GTGGAAACTAAAACTTCAGCCTATAAAGGTGCAGCTTTTCTATACCAAGCATCTGATAACTTTTTTACTCCAGAAGATTTTACGGAAGAACACCGATTGATTGCAAAAACAGCAAAACGTTTTTTAGAAAAAGAAGTGCGGCCAAATAATGAGGAAATTGAAAAACAAAATTTCGAATTGGTTCAAACTTTGTTTGAAAAAGCTGGCGAACTAGGATTACTTGGTCATAGTGTTCCAGAAGCCTATGGTGGTCTTGGTCTGGATAAAATTAGTAAAGGGTTAGTCGGAGAATCGCTTGGTTCAGCTGGGAGTTACGGGGTGGCGCATTCCAATCATACGTGTATAGCAACTTTGCCGATTACTTATTTTGGAACACTACAGCAAAAAGAAACGTACTTGCCAAAACTTGCTTCTGGAGAATTTATCGGAGCATATTGCCTGACAGAACCGGGAGCGGGTTCGGATGCGTTGTCTGCAAAGACGACAGCGAAACTCAATGAGGAAAAGACTCATTACGTATTAAATGGAACAAAAATGTTTATTACCAATGCGGATTTTGCAGATACATTTATCGTTTATGCAAAAGTAGATGGGACGGCTTTTACAGCATTTATCGTCGAAAAAAACCATCCGGGCTTATCACTTGGTCCCGAAGAACAGAAAATGGGCATTAAAGGGTCTTCGACGCGTGCAGTAATTTTTGAAGACTGCGAAGTGCCAGCAGAAAATTTACTTGGTGAAGTTGGCAAAGGGCATGTCATTGCGTTAAATGTCTTAAATTTAGGTCGCTATAATTTGGGTTCTGCTTGTATGGGTGCGGCAAAATACGGTTTGGAGCTTACATTAAAATATACAAGTGAGCGCCGTCAATTTGGAAAAGCGATTGCAGAATTTACAGCAACACAAGAAAAAATTGCTCATATGGCTCTTCGGGTTTATGCTACAGAATCGTTACAATACCGAACAGCCGGCTATCTTGAAAATGCATTAGGGGATCTTTACGATTCGCAAGATCATCATGAAATTGCGAATCAATTAATGGAATACGCAGTTGAATGCGCAGTTTGCAAAGTACACGGTTCGGAAACATTGGATTTTATAGTAGACGAAGCACTTCAATTACACGGTGGCTATGGGTTTATTAAAGAATACAAAATCGAACAAATGTATCGAGATTCACGAATTAACCGAATCTTCGAAGGCACTAACGAAGTAAACAGGTTATTAATCGTCGGAAACTTGCTGAAACAGACAGCCAAAGGGAAAGTTCCGTTGCAACAACTGACAGCATCCGCCGTGGAAGAATTGAAGACACCAGAATCTATAACTGATCATGTCCTTTCCAAAGAAATAGAAGCGGTACATGCAATTCGTCGTGTCTTTCTTTTTTGCATCGGAATTTGTTATGAAGCTTTTAGTGCCGAACTAGTAGAAGAACAGGAAGTCTTAATGGCATTAGCAGATATCGGAATCGAACTATATTCTTTGGAATCTGCTGTAATGAGAACAGCAAAAGCGCTCGAATCCGAAACAAAAGAGCAGCAAACACAAAAGAAATTAATGGCGCAAGCAATGACAGGTGATACATTGCTTAAAGTAGAAATGATTGCACGTAAAATACTGCAGGCTGCTTCTGGAGAAAATCAATTAGCACCTAACACGGCAGTTGTAACAAGTGAATTGAGTCGATTACAAAATAGTGGGCTAGATAAAGTGAAACGACAAATCGCCAAAAAATTATTGGAGGCAAACCAGTATATTTCTTAG
- a CDS encoding quinone oxidoreductase family protein, which yields MKVIKFEEFGGPDVLQFVEVEKPDFADTEVIVEVKAIGINYADTARREGKYVVQTELPYIPGSEVAGIIVASGKNVENFKAGDRVVALIGSAGYAEFAAVDESVLTKIPEGVDFDQAVALPLQGLSAYHILKTMGRIQKGETVLIHAAAGGVGAIAVQLARIFGAETIIATASTEEKLFHAQKMGATHLVNYTEEGWVDKVKNITGGRGVDLALEMVGGEVFNKTLKCLAPFGRVVVFGAASGEQSSFSPGQLMRKNQSVIGFFLPQIMRYPDLIQQSFDELLAYMKSGELVLTIGGVYPLAEAAKAHYSLQGRKTIGKLVLRP from the coding sequence ATGAAAGTTATAAAATTCGAAGAGTTTGGTGGTCCTGATGTCTTGCAATTTGTAGAGGTTGAAAAACCGGATTTTGCTGACACAGAAGTTATTGTTGAAGTAAAAGCGATTGGCATCAATTATGCAGATACAGCTAGACGTGAAGGGAAATACGTCGTGCAAACCGAACTGCCTTATATTCCAGGGTCAGAAGTGGCAGGAATAATTGTCGCGAGCGGGAAAAATGTAGAGAATTTCAAAGCAGGGGATCGTGTTGTTGCATTGATCGGTTCTGCAGGATATGCAGAATTTGCTGCAGTCGATGAAAGTGTTTTGACCAAAATCCCAGAAGGAGTCGATTTTGATCAAGCTGTAGCACTGCCACTACAAGGATTGAGTGCTTATCATATATTAAAAACGATGGGGCGGATTCAAAAAGGAGAGACGGTGTTGATTCATGCTGCTGCAGGGGGAGTTGGCGCGATTGCCGTACAATTGGCAAGGATTTTTGGCGCTGAAACAATTATTGCGACAGCCAGTACGGAAGAGAAACTGTTTCATGCACAGAAAATGGGAGCAACTCATTTAGTCAACTACACAGAAGAAGGATGGGTCGACAAAGTCAAAAATATTACTGGTGGTAGAGGTGTAGATTTGGCACTGGAAATGGTCGGCGGTGAAGTGTTCAATAAAACATTAAAATGTTTAGCTCCTTTTGGTCGGGTTGTCGTTTTCGGTGCTGCTAGTGGAGAACAGTCTTCTTTTAGTCCTGGACAATTAATGCGGAAAAATCAGTCTGTTATTGGTTTTTTCCTGCCACAAATTATGCGGTATCCCGACTTGATCCAACAAAGCTTTGATGAGTTACTCGCTTATATGAAGAGCGGGGAATTGGTATTAACGATTGGTGGAGTTTATCCATTAGCAGAAGCTGCAAAAGCACATTATTCATTGCAGGGAAGAAAAACCATTGGGAAACTAGTGTTGAGACCATGA
- a CDS encoding MBL fold metallo-hydrolase: MTHISTNKDLDTTALLKKLGVELVRIDLPFRLNHVNCFIAEHESEWTVIDAGLNNKLTRDLWEEKLNDKKITDILVTHYHPDHFGYVGGLQAKTGAKIWMSETDAKAGMNAWEPSFIDQIPANYRASGIPEEQATQMIRNTEEFKPLVSPLPKIGQYLTEKDRVQVGNFEYQVIHTPGHSDGMICLYNEEQSTLFATDHILPKITPNISYWFHGDANPLASYIESLHKIRKLDVEFVIPSHGKPFFGANERIDELLAHHEERLGETLKTIKEPLTVYEACNELFQRPLTVHEMRFAVGETLSHLEYLRHKKECSREMIDGIWRYEKV, from the coding sequence ATGACGCATATTTCCACAAACAAAGACCTTGATACTACAGCGTTGCTAAAGAAGCTAGGTGTCGAACTTGTCCGAATTGATTTACCTTTTCGTTTAAATCATGTGAATTGCTTTATAGCCGAACACGAGAGTGAATGGACAGTCATCGACGCGGGACTGAACAACAAACTTACGAGAGACTTATGGGAAGAAAAACTGAATGATAAAAAAATCACTGACATTTTGGTGACTCATTATCATCCAGATCATTTCGGTTACGTTGGTGGGTTGCAAGCAAAAACAGGAGCAAAAATTTGGATGTCAGAAACTGATGCCAAAGCGGGGATGAATGCTTGGGAACCTTCGTTTATCGATCAGATTCCAGCAAATTACCGCGCATCGGGAATTCCTGAAGAACAAGCTACACAAATGATTAGAAATACGGAAGAATTTAAACCACTTGTTTCACCTTTACCGAAGATTGGACAGTATTTAACAGAAAAAGATAGAGTGCAAGTGGGCAATTTTGAATACCAAGTGATCCATACGCCTGGACATTCGGACGGCATGATTTGCTTATACAATGAAGAGCAAAGCACGTTGTTTGCAACGGATCATATTTTACCGAAAATCACGCCTAACATTTCCTATTGGTTTCATGGGGATGCGAATCCTTTAGCATCTTATATAGAGTCGTTACACAAAATAAGAAAACTAGATGTGGAATTTGTTATTCCATCTCATGGAAAACCATTTTTTGGAGCAAATGAGCGGATTGATGAACTTTTAGCTCATCACGAAGAGCGACTAGGTGAGACATTAAAAACTATCAAAGAGCCGCTGACGGTTTACGAAGCATGCAATGAGTTGTTTCAACGACCATTAACTGTTCATGAAATGCGTTTCGCTGTTGGCGAAACATTATCCCATTTAGAATATTTACGTCATAAAAAAGAGTGCTCGCGTGAAATGATTGATGGAATTTGGCGATATGAAAAAGTTTAG
- a CDS encoding ketopantoate reductase family protein — translation MKVLVVGAGAIGGYFGGRLLEKGEDVTFLVREQRKEKLQQTGLEIRSKNGDLQLTPKLITKNDDSQLFDVILMSTKSYHLEHAIKDIQSFVGPETMILPLLNGIAHVETLVEAFGEERVIGGLCFVETTLSEDGAVVQTSPVNQLVYGERTGETTERIEKLEECFSGTKAEFVKSDNINQDMWHKYLFITAMSGITSLMEMPIGPIRDLESGQRTIQAFLEELVAVMEEIEAPIQQGIAEIQLKRINSMAAEMKSSMQRDVEKRQPTEFEHLQGYLLTQAKEVSIPVPILETIYTKLKLYELKIAMNKQMENA, via the coding sequence ATGAAAGTTTTAGTGGTGGGTGCCGGAGCAATTGGTGGATATTTCGGAGGACGGTTACTCGAAAAAGGAGAAGACGTTACTTTTTTAGTAAGAGAACAAAGAAAAGAAAAGCTACAGCAAACAGGGTTAGAAATTAGGAGCAAAAATGGTGATCTTCAATTGACGCCGAAGTTAATCACAAAAAATGACGACAGTCAGCTATTTGATGTCATATTAATGTCAACGAAATCTTATCATCTTGAACATGCGATAAAAGATATTCAATCATTTGTCGGTCCAGAAACGATGATTTTACCTCTATTGAATGGCATAGCTCACGTAGAGACCTTAGTTGAGGCATTCGGAGAAGAACGCGTGATTGGCGGATTGTGCTTTGTAGAAACGACACTATCGGAAGATGGTGCAGTTGTTCAAACAAGTCCGGTCAATCAATTGGTGTACGGAGAACGGACCGGTGAAACAACGGAACGTATTGAAAAGTTAGAGGAATGCTTTAGCGGAACGAAAGCAGAATTTGTTAAGAGCGATAACATCAATCAGGACATGTGGCATAAATATTTGTTCATAACCGCAATGTCGGGTATTACTTCACTGATGGAGATGCCTATAGGACCAATCAGAGATCTTGAATCAGGACAGCGCACCATCCAGGCATTTCTAGAAGAATTGGTCGCTGTCATGGAAGAAATAGAGGCACCCATTCAACAAGGAATTGCTGAAATTCAGTTAAAACGAATTAATAGTATGGCGGCAGAGATGAAGTCGTCTATGCAGCGGGATGTTGAAAAACGACAGCCTACTGAATTTGAACATTTACAAGGCTATTTACTTACTCAAGCTAAAGAAGTATCGATTCCAGTTCCGATTTTGGAAACGATTTATACGAAATTAAAGTTGTATGAATTAAAAATAGCGATGAATAAACAAATGGAAAATGCGTAG
- a CDS encoding carbon starvation protein A, producing MNAIALAAIGIFIFILGYRFYSKFIAERIFKLDPNYVTPAHRFKDGVDFVPTNKFVLWGHHFTSVAGAAPILGPAIAVYWGWLPAVLWVVLGTVFAAGVHDFGTLVLSVRNKGQSVGTLAHRLIGQRGKVLFLFIILILVLMVNAVFAWVIAKLFISYPASVVPVFIQIPLALWIGHAVYKKNKKMLIPSVFALAIMYITAIVASQVSFLQIDLVQYMGGENGTGIFGLDPISTAFFIWIIVLMIYVYIASTLPVWKLLQPRDFINSHQLIVGLGILYLGLLFTNPEITAPMTNPDADISWFPLLFITIACGAISGFHGLVSSGTTSKQLDKETDARFVGYLGAVGEGVLALISIIAVITLFPDRESFFATYSSFQASNGAGLGAFIEGATSLAQGLMIPAEVASTIVSIIVVSFAATTLDTSVRLMRYIISELGVEYKIPSLEKKHVATTIAVGASAALVLLPEGPNGFGSGGYLLWPLFGTANQLLAGISLLLISIWLKKLGRNYIITIVPMIFLMFMTLWAMFQQVFLQWAWYAKQPSMLLFIFGAIIFVFTLWIILTAVQALLNKTDPDFSGDE from the coding sequence ATGAATGCGATTGCATTAGCTGCTATTGGAATTTTTATTTTTATACTTGGTTACCGCTTTTATTCCAAATTTATAGCAGAAAGAATTTTTAAGCTGGATCCAAATTACGTTACACCTGCACATCGCTTTAAAGATGGTGTCGATTTTGTGCCTACCAATAAATTTGTATTGTGGGGTCATCATTTTACGTCAGTCGCTGGAGCTGCACCTATTTTAGGTCCAGCCATTGCTGTGTATTGGGGATGGTTACCAGCAGTATTATGGGTAGTACTGGGGACTGTGTTTGCAGCGGGTGTTCATGATTTTGGAACATTGGTGCTATCTGTTCGAAACAAAGGACAGTCAGTTGGAACACTTGCGCACCGTTTGATTGGGCAACGTGGAAAGGTATTGTTCTTGTTTATCATTTTAATATTAGTTTTAATGGTCAATGCAGTATTCGCATGGGTTATTGCAAAACTATTTATTTCTTATCCTGCTAGTGTGGTACCGGTATTTATCCAAATTCCTTTAGCGTTGTGGATTGGTCATGCTGTTTATAAGAAAAATAAGAAAATGCTTATTCCTTCAGTATTTGCTTTAGCGATCATGTACATAACTGCCATTGTCGCGAGCCAAGTGAGTTTTCTACAAATTGATCTTGTTCAATATATGGGTGGAGAAAACGGAACAGGGATATTCGGACTTGATCCAATTTCAACAGCGTTCTTTATTTGGATCATTGTTTTGATGATTTACGTTTATATCGCCTCTACGTTACCGGTTTGGAAATTACTACAACCGCGTGACTTTATCAACTCGCACCAATTAATTGTAGGACTTGGTATTTTGTATCTTGGGTTGTTATTCACGAACCCTGAGATCACGGCACCGATGACGAATCCAGATGCCGATATTTCTTGGTTCCCGTTATTGTTCATTACCATTGCTTGTGGAGCGATTTCCGGGTTCCACGGACTTGTTTCGTCTGGAACAACTTCAAAACAATTAGATAAAGAAACCGATGCTCGTTTTGTCGGTTATTTAGGGGCTGTCGGAGAAGGGGTTTTGGCATTAATTTCGATTATTGCTGTTATTACGTTATTCCCCGACCGTGAGTCGTTCTTTGCAACTTATAGTAGTTTCCAAGCTTCTAACGGAGCAGGTTTAGGTGCCTTTATCGAAGGTGCTACAAGTTTAGCACAAGGATTGATGATTCCAGCAGAAGTGGCTTCGACCATTGTTTCAATTATTGTTGTGTCATTTGCAGCGACAACTTTAGATACGTCGGTTCGATTAATGCGTTACATTATTTCAGAACTTGGAGTCGAATACAAAATTCCATCTCTTGAGAAAAAGCATGTGGCAACGACCATTGCGGTTGGAGCAAGTGCTGCACTTGTATTACTCCCTGAAGGACCAAACGGTTTTGGTTCAGGTGGATACTTGTTATGGCCATTATTCGGAACAGCCAATCAGTTGCTAGCCGGTATCAGTTTATTGCTGATTTCCATATGGCTGAAGAAACTTGGACGAAATTACATCATTACCATCGTCCCGATGATTTTCCTTATGTTCATGACGCTTTGGGCAATGTTCCAGCAAGTGTTCTTGCAATGGGCATGGTATGCAAAACAGCCAAGTATGTTGCTATTCATATTTGGAGCCATAATTTTTGTCTTTACACTATGGATCATCCTCACTGCAGTCCAAGCATTGTTGAATAAAACAGACCCTGATTTTTCAGGAGATGAATAA
- a CDS encoding cory-CC-star protein, with protein MLVFDKLKQLIAFYEAVLELPHRTEIARELRDEDDLFLLMLYSEMLGIPNPVYYYTLELYPYMIEEFHDWHLRMGMDKSPLTGIRCC; from the coding sequence ATGTTGGTGTTCGATAAATTAAAACAATTGATCGCTTTTTATGAGGCTGTCCTTGAATTGCCACATCGCACTGAAATTGCACGTGAACTACGAGATGAAGATGATCTCTTTTTACTCATGCTTTATTCGGAAATGTTGGGGATTCCCAACCCGGTCTACTATTACACGCTGGAATTGTATCCGTATATGATTGAAGAATTTCATGATTGGCATTTACGCATGGGTATGGATAAATCACCTTTAACCGGCATACGATGCTGTTAG
- a CDS encoding ArsA family ATPase: MDVLAKSIIFVGGKGGVGKSTSAAAIAWRSAKEGHKTLLISTDPAHNVGDIFNEKIGGKTKEIADNLYALEIDPEIETDNYIKTVKANIKGTVHSSMMEEVNRQLDTAKASPGADEAALFDKLIHIILEERQNFDKLVFDTAPTGHTIRLLTLPELMGVWIDGLLEKRRKTNENYSQLLNDGEPREDPIYDVLRERQERFSKARDLLLNEKETGFIFVLNPERLPILETKKALELLHNYQLHVKTLIINKVLPEEADGEFLMERKKHEKKYMHQIEETFSTQKLVYVPLFSQDIISKKQLELFSEYFKEG; encoded by the coding sequence ATGGATGTACTAGCCAAGAGTATTATTTTTGTAGGTGGAAAAGGTGGTGTTGGGAAATCGACATCAGCTGCAGCGATTGCTTGGAGATCTGCTAAAGAAGGGCATAAAACTTTGTTGATCTCAACAGACCCTGCCCATAATGTAGGAGATATTTTTAACGAAAAAATCGGTGGTAAAACAAAAGAGATTGCTGATAATTTATATGCACTTGAAATTGATCCGGAAATTGAAACGGATAATTATATTAAAACTGTAAAAGCTAATATTAAAGGAACCGTTCATTCGAGCATGATGGAAGAAGTAAATCGACAATTGGATACAGCAAAAGCTTCTCCAGGTGCAGACGAAGCAGCGTTATTTGATAAGCTCATTCACATCATTTTAGAAGAGCGTCAGAATTTTGATAAATTAGTGTTCGATACGGCTCCGACCGGTCATACAATTCGGTTGTTAACATTGCCGGAATTAATGGGTGTTTGGATTGATGGTTTGCTTGAGAAACGGCGCAAAACCAATGAAAATTACTCCCAGCTATTAAATGACGGGGAGCCAAGAGAAGATCCAATCTATGATGTGTTAAGAGAACGTCAGGAGCGATTTTCCAAAGCGCGGGACCTTTTGCTAAATGAAAAAGAAACAGGGTTTATCTTTGTGCTAAACCCTGAACGACTTCCTATTTTGGAAACAAAAAAAGCTCTGGAGTTGTTGCATAATTATCAACTTCATGTCAAAACACTCATTATTAATAAAGTGTTACCAGAAGAAGCGGATGGCGAGTTTCTAATGGAGCGGAAAAAACATGAAAAGAAATACATGCATCAAATAGAAGAAACGTTTTCTACTCAAAAGCTAGTATACGTACCGCTATTTTCACAGGATATTATTAGCAAAAAACAACTGGAGTTATTTAGTGAATATTTTAAGGAGGGATGA